The proteins below are encoded in one region of Candidatus Binatia bacterium:
- the truB gene encoding tRNA pseudouridine(55) synthase TruB yields MIGFVNLFKSAGPSSARAVARVRRIYALYAGDRRLTAGHLGTLDPQAAGVLPVAIGKATRLIPLLLDQRKGYACTLVAGRSTTTQDAHGETVEARAPRADWADALEATLPKFVGRIAQETPMYSAAHHRGRRLYELAREGKSVERKPRAVTIYGLTLLGVEGNVARLRIACSEGTYVRALCHDLGAAIGVPAHMGALVREASGPFVLYEALRLDEIAHDPERALIAPEHIIPFPTIVLDLRLSADFRAGRVVPLPEGATGRHVFVRDESRTLVGVGEALGALLAPRKVFV; encoded by the coding sequence GTGATCGGCTTCGTCAACCTCTTTAAATCCGCCGGCCCGAGTTCGGCTCGCGCGGTCGCTCGCGTGCGCCGGATCTACGCTCTCTACGCCGGCGATCGGCGGCTGACCGCGGGCCACCTCGGAACGCTCGACCCGCAGGCCGCCGGCGTGCTGCCGGTGGCGATCGGCAAGGCGACGCGGTTGATTCCGCTGCTGCTCGATCAACGAAAGGGCTACGCGTGCACGCTCGTCGCGGGACGCTCGACGACGACGCAGGACGCGCACGGCGAGACGGTCGAAGCGCGGGCGCCGCGCGCCGACTGGGCCGACGCGCTCGAGGCGACGCTGCCGAAGTTCGTCGGCCGGATCGCGCAAGAGACGCCGATGTACTCGGCCGCGCACCATCGCGGGCGCCGGCTCTACGAGCTGGCGCGCGAAGGCAAGAGCGTCGAGCGCAAGCCGCGCGCGGTAACGATCTACGGGTTGACGCTGCTCGGCGTGGAGGGCAACGTCGCGCGGCTGCGCATCGCGTGCAGCGAGGGGACGTACGTTCGAGCGCTCTGCCACGATCTCGGCGCGGCGATCGGCGTTCCGGCGCACATGGGCGCGCTCGTACGCGAAGCGTCGGGGCCGTTCGTTCTCTACGAGGCGCTGCGGCTCGACGAGATCGCGCACGATCCCGAGCGCGCGCTCATCGCGCCCGAGCATATCATTCCATTTCCGACGATCGTGCTCGACCTGCGGCTCTCGGCCGACTTTCGCGCCGGACGCGTCGTGCCGTTGCCCGAGGGCGCGACCGGCCGGCACGTCTTCGTGCGCGACGAGTCGCGCACGCTCGTCGGCGTCGGCGAAGCCCTCGGCGCGCTGCTCGCGCCGCGCAAGGTCTTCGTGTAG
- a CDS encoding ATP-dependent Clp protease ATP-binding subunit, whose protein sequence is MNDACELCGALPAPLFHGGKRLCVACAQKRTVTSALPFVGAALAAAGLIAGSALLAERLQGENRGNPLDELGKRFRGGTPTLAAYSRDLTALAREGKLDPVIGRDREIDRIVSILARRSKNNPCLVGEPGVGKTAIVEGLAQRIVSGDAPAALRGKRVLALSLGPLVAGTKYRGEFEGRVKRILDEVKRSARDVVLFIDELHTLVGAGSAEGAPLDLSSMIKPELARGDLQCIGATTFDEYRKYIESDAALERRFQPVMVEEPSIEETAAILRGLRDRYERHHRVRIDEDAIETAAQLSARFIADRFLPDKAIDLVDEAAASVALANKGAVDAPRVTSADVAAVVTRWTGIPQSSLTESQAERLLEMERLLSKRVIGQDRAISAVSNAIRRARTGLHDPRKPLGSFLFRGPSGVGKTELAKTLAEALFGSESALVRVDLSEFTEPHTVSRLLGAPPGYAGHDEPGQLTEPVRRRPYCVVLFDEVEKAHPDVAAILLQILDDGRVTDAKGRTIDFRHALIILTTNLEDDELAVALRAELLDRIDDVVPFAELGLEQIEAIVTIHVDALAQRLGARDVELRLSDDAKLHLARVSMASGSGARYVQRTVSHYVSTPLSTALLRGELREGRGAEVTLEGDELRVRAA, encoded by the coding sequence ATGAACGACGCATGTGAACTCTGCGGCGCGCTTCCGGCGCCGCTCTTCCACGGCGGGAAGCGGCTATGCGTTGCGTGCGCGCAGAAGCGCACCGTAACGAGCGCGCTGCCCTTCGTCGGCGCCGCCCTCGCGGCGGCCGGGCTGATCGCCGGCAGCGCCCTGCTCGCAGAGAGACTCCAAGGCGAGAACCGCGGCAACCCGCTCGACGAACTGGGCAAGCGCTTTCGCGGCGGAACGCCGACGCTGGCCGCGTACTCGCGCGACCTCACCGCACTCGCGCGCGAAGGCAAGCTCGACCCCGTGATCGGGCGCGATCGAGAGATCGATCGCATCGTCTCGATCCTCGCGCGCCGCAGCAAGAATAATCCATGCCTCGTCGGCGAGCCCGGCGTCGGCAAGACCGCGATCGTCGAGGGTCTCGCGCAGCGCATCGTCAGCGGCGACGCGCCGGCGGCGTTGCGCGGGAAGCGCGTGCTCGCGCTCTCGCTCGGGCCGCTCGTCGCGGGAACGAAGTACCGCGGCGAGTTCGAAGGGCGCGTCAAGCGCATTCTCGACGAGGTTAAGCGAAGCGCCCGCGACGTCGTGCTCTTCATTGACGAACTCCACACGCTCGTCGGCGCCGGATCCGCCGAAGGAGCGCCGCTCGACCTGAGCAGCATGATCAAGCCCGAGCTCGCGCGCGGCGATCTGCAGTGCATCGGCGCGACGACGTTCGACGAGTACCGCAAATACATCGAATCCGACGCCGCGCTCGAGCGCCGCTTCCAGCCGGTCATGGTCGAGGAGCCGAGCATCGAGGAGACCGCCGCGATCTTGCGCGGATTGCGCGACCGCTACGAGCGCCACCATCGCGTGCGGATAGATGAGGATGCGATCGAGACGGCCGCGCAGCTCTCGGCACGCTTCATCGCCGACCGGTTTCTCCCCGACAAAGCGATCGATCTCGTGGACGAAGCCGCGGCATCGGTCGCGCTCGCGAACAAGGGCGCCGTGGATGCGCCGCGCGTGACGAGCGCGGACGTCGCGGCGGTCGTCACGCGTTGGACGGGGATTCCGCAGTCGTCGCTCACCGAGTCGCAAGCCGAGCGGCTGCTGGAGATGGAGCGGCTGCTCTCCAAGCGCGTGATCGGTCAGGACCGCGCGATCTCGGCGGTCTCCAATGCGATCCGCCGCGCGCGCACGGGCCTGCACGATCCGCGCAAACCGCTCGGCAGTTTTCTCTTTCGCGGTCCGAGCGGCGTCGGGAAGACCGAGCTGGCGAAGACGCTCGCCGAAGCGCTCTTCGGCAGCGAGTCGGCGCTCGTGCGCGTCGATCTCTCGGAGTTCACCGAACCCCATACCGTCTCGCGCCTGCTCGGCGCGCCGCCCGGATACGCGGGCCACGACGAGCCCGGGCAGTTGACCGAACCGGTGCGCCGCAGGCCGTACTGCGTCGTCCTCTTCGACGAGGTCGAGAAGGCGCACCCCGACGTCGCCGCGATACTCCTGCAGATTCTCGACGACGGCCGCGTCACCGACGCGAAGGGACGCACGATCGACTTTCGCCACGCGCTCATCATCCTGACGACGAACCTGGAAGACGACGAACTGGCAGTGGCGCTGCGCGCCGAACTGCTCGACCGCATCGACGACGTCGTGCCGTTCGCCGAACTCGGCCTCGAACAGATCGAGGCGATCGTGACGATTCACGTCGACGCGCTGGCTCAACGGCTCGGCGCGCGCGACGTCGAGTTAAGACTCTCGGACGATGCGAAGCTCCACCTCGCGCGCGTCTCGATGGCGTCGGGCTCGGGCGCACGGTACGTGCAGCGGACGGTCTCGCATTACGTGTCGACGCCGCTCTCGACCGCGCTGCTGCGCGGCGAGCTGCGCGAAGGCCGCGGCGCCGAGGTTACGCTCGAGGGTGACGAACTCCGGGTCCGCGCAGCCTAG
- a CDS encoding SIMPL domain-containing protein (The SIMPL domain is named for its presence in mouse protein SIMPL (signalling molecule that associates with mouse pelle-like kinase). Bacterial member BP26, from Brucella, was shown to assemble into a channel-like structure, while YggE from E. coli has been associated with resistance to oxidative stress.) has protein sequence MKLPYICLLAAFFATASSAVAAPTATAEILASGTGNVSLPPNIATVRASIETNAMNATEATSENNARYDAVVASLEKLGVARSDITLDYYNVSYRAKPAVVSPNAGAQEYGYRVSRSFSVVVRTIDKAGSVTDAALASGATSIEGVDFGLSDASAVRSQATAKAVADARANAEALARAGGLRIVGIKSMQLGGAPVTVLPMARFAANAAPEPTQLDNSNVSVRVMVNVVFSAEPQ, from the coding sequence ATGAAGCTTCCGTATATTTGCCTTCTCGCCGCGTTCTTCGCGACGGCTTCGAGCGCGGTCGCCGCGCCGACCGCAACGGCCGAGATATTGGCGTCGGGAACCGGCAACGTCTCGCTCCCCCCGAACATCGCGACGGTCAGGGCGAGCATCGAGACGAATGCGATGAACGCCACCGAGGCAACGTCGGAAAATAACGCTCGCTACGATGCCGTCGTCGCGAGCCTCGAGAAGCTCGGCGTGGCGCGCAGCGACATCACGCTCGATTACTACAACGTGAGCTATCGGGCCAAGCCCGCCGTCGTGTCGCCGAACGCCGGAGCGCAAGAGTATGGCTATCGGGTCTCGCGTTCGTTCTCGGTGGTCGTGCGAACGATCGACAAGGCCGGAAGCGTCACCGACGCCGCGCTCGCCTCCGGCGCGACGAGCATAGAGGGCGTGGACTTCGGTCTCTCCGATGCGTCGGCCGTCCGTTCGCAAGCGACGGCAAAAGCCGTCGCGGATGCCCGCGCGAACGCCGAAGCGCTCGCCCGCGCCGGCGGATTGCGGATCGTCGGCATCAAGAGCATGCAGCTGGGCGGAGCTCCCGTCACCGTGCTCCCTATGGCTCGTTTCGCGGCCAACGCCGCGCCCGAGCCGACGCAGCTCGATAATTCCAACGTCAGCGTGAGGGTCATGGTGAACGTCGTCTTCAGCGCCGAGCCGCAGTAG
- a CDS encoding TlpA disulfide reductase family protein, producing MGRRFAALVAAAFALAACGRSNGASATQPQTAQVGSAAPSWSEPSIPGPTLSLASFRGKAIYLNFFATWCPPCNSEASSIDALSRAYAGRGLRVVGVDVLESRGKAADFRSKHGLSYPVVVDDGALRNQYEVNGLPVHVFIDRAGVVRKIVVGQLSPAAMRENVERVLR from the coding sequence ATGGGTAGGAGATTCGCCGCGCTCGTCGCGGCGGCGTTCGCTCTGGCCGCATGCGGCCGCTCGAACGGCGCATCGGCGACGCAGCCGCAGACCGCGCAGGTCGGGAGCGCCGCGCCGAGCTGGAGCGAGCCGAGCATTCCCGGTCCGACGCTTTCGCTCGCCTCGTTTCGCGGAAAAGCGATCTATCTAAACTTCTTTGCGACGTGGTGCCCGCCGTGCAACTCCGAGGCCTCGTCGATCGACGCGCTATCGCGCGCGTACGCCGGTCGCGGCTTACGGGTGGTTGGAGTCGACGTGCTCGAGAGCCGGGGCAAGGCGGCGGATTTTCGGAGCAAGCACGGCCTGAGCTATCCGGTCGTCGTTGACGACGGCGCGTTGCGCAATCAATACGAAGTCAACGGTCTGCCGGTGCACGTCTTCATCGATCGCGCCGGCGTCGTGCGCAAAATCGTCGTCGGCCAGCTCTCTCCCGCAGCGATGCGCGAGAACGTCGAGCGCGTGCTGAGGTAA
- a CDS encoding GlsB/YeaQ/YmgE family stress response membrane protein, translating to MGFIAWIVFGLIVGLVARWLVPGESPGGIVGDVVVGVLGAVVGGWIYGLLGHTGISGFNLPSMVCALLGAIVLLWLLRAIGGRKAA from the coding sequence GTGGGATTTATTGCTTGGATCGTCTTCGGTCTCATCGTCGGGCTGGTCGCCCGCTGGCTCGTGCCCGGCGAGTCGCCGGGCGGGATCGTCGGCGACGTCGTCGTCGGCGTTCTCGGCGCGGTCGTCGGCGGATGGATCTACGGCCTTCTCGGCCACACCGGCATCAGCGGCTTCAATCTTCCGAGTATGGTCTGCGCCCTACTCGGCGCAATCGTGCTACTCTGGCTGTTGCGCGCCATCGGCGGCAGGAAGGCAGCCTGA
- the ribF gene encoding riboflavin biosynthesis protein RibF — translation MEIHHQLARESERPLVLAVGFFDGFHRGHREIARRARTLRKPGWRCGLLTFANHPSAHLNPGTEPSLLCTPEERLDLFADAGFEECFFVRFDDAVATLSPQAFLEILAERLSVRAVVVGTTFRFGHKRAGDVALMRDALADRHARVVGVEPVCDGGERISSTRIRALVAAGDVAHADLLLGGTGYEIRGSVEFGAGRGHALGFPTANVRVPAKLLPKDGVYSAVARYDGRDYPALVSIGTNPQFGGGPRTVEAWLRDFPYTIYGRELALRDLRYVREQRLFPDTGELMAQMERDRQTIGYPTYG, via the coding sequence GTGGAGATTCACCACCAACTCGCTCGCGAGAGCGAGCGTCCCCTGGTGCTGGCGGTCGGCTTTTTCGACGGTTTTCACCGCGGCCACCGCGAGATCGCTCGCCGGGCGCGCACGCTTCGCAAGCCCGGTTGGCGCTGCGGGCTGCTGACCTTCGCAAACCATCCCTCCGCGCACCTGAATCCCGGAACGGAGCCGTCGCTGCTCTGCACCCCGGAAGAGCGCCTCGATCTCTTCGCCGACGCCGGCTTCGAGGAGTGCTTCTTCGTTAGGTTCGACGACGCGGTGGCGACGCTCTCGCCGCAAGCCTTTCTCGAGATTCTCGCCGAACGGCTGAGCGTACGTGCCGTCGTCGTCGGCACGACGTTCCGTTTCGGGCACAAGCGCGCGGGAGACGTCGCGCTTATGCGCGACGCTCTCGCCGATCGTCACGCGCGGGTCGTCGGCGTCGAGCCGGTCTGCGACGGCGGCGAGCGGATCTCGAGCACCCGAATTCGCGCGCTGGTCGCCGCCGGCGACGTCGCGCACGCCGATCTCTTGCTCGGCGGCACCGGGTACGAGATCCGCGGATCGGTCGAGTTCGGCGCCGGACGCGGCCACGCGCTCGGCTTTCCGACCGCGAACGTTCGCGTTCCGGCGAAACTGCTGCCGAAGGACGGCGTCTATAGCGCAGTCGCCCGCTACGACGGGCGCGACTATCCCGCGCTCGTCTCGATCGGCACCAACCCGCAGTTCGGCGGTGGACCTCGCACCGTCGAAGCCTGGCTGCGCGATTTCCCCTACACGATCTACGGGCGAGAGCTCGCCCTGCGCGACCTGCGATACGTCCGGGAGCAGCGGCTTTTCCCGGATACCGGCGAACTGATGGCCCAGATGGAACGAGACCGTCAGACGATCGGTTATCCGACGTATGGGTAG